The Gillisia sp. Hel_I_86 genome has a segment encoding these proteins:
- the topA gene encoding type I DNA topoisomerase, giving the protein MAKNLVIVESPAKAKTIEKFLGKDYTVMSSFGHIADLPTKELGVDTEGDFKPKYIVSKDKKDVVSKLKKQAKNAEMVWLASDEDREGEAIAWHLAEELKLDKDRTKRIVFHEITKTAILKAIENPRDINYDLVNAQQARRVLDRLVGYELSPVLWRKVKGGLSAGRVQSVSVRLIVEREREIQDFTAEASYRVDAEFTNEEGKTLKAKLPRNFDTKEEAEKFLLENQQANFKVADLSTKPAKKSPAPPFTTSTLQQEASRKLYFSVSKTMTMAQRLYEAGHITYMRTDSVNLSDDARKGAKDEILKAYGEKFSKTRQFKGKSKGAQEAHEAIRPTLFENHTVNADRDQERLYELIWKRAIASQMSDAQLERTNVKIEADKHDKHFTANGEVLKFEGFLKVYLEGSDDEEEEQEGMLPALRVNEKLNNNYITATERFTRPPYRYTEASLVKKLEELGIGRPSTYAPTISTIQNRNYVEKGSVDGVERKYAQLILKNNKFTEKELTENIGSDKGKLVPTAVGQVVNDFLVMHFANILDYNFTAKVEQSFDDIAEGNEEWTKMLKDFYSEFHPQVLDVAENADREVGERILGEDPESGKPVSVRLGKFGPMVQIGSVEDDEKPRFAGLTPDQTLDSITYEEAMDLFKLPKEIGEWEGEPVEVNNGRFGPYVKYGKKFVSLDKGEDPMRVDMERALELIAAKEKADAPIYVYNELPVQKGVGRFGPFLKWNNMFINVNKKYDFDNLTNANIEELIEDKIQKEIDKVLHNWEDEGIRVEKARWGRSNIIKGKTKIELPKTVDATKLTLVEVQEIIGKNTKKKPAKKKAAAKKKAPAKKTVAKKKPAPKKK; this is encoded by the coding sequence ATGGCAAAGAATTTAGTGATTGTAGAGTCTCCGGCCAAAGCCAAAACCATCGAAAAATTTTTAGGAAAGGATTATACTGTAATGTCCAGTTTTGGACATATTGCAGATTTACCTACCAAAGAATTGGGAGTGGATACGGAAGGGGATTTTAAACCTAAATATATAGTATCCAAGGATAAGAAGGATGTAGTAAGTAAACTAAAGAAGCAGGCAAAAAATGCTGAAATGGTTTGGTTGGCAAGTGATGAGGACCGGGAGGGAGAAGCGATCGCATGGCATTTGGCAGAGGAACTTAAACTAGATAAAGATAGGACTAAAAGAATAGTGTTTCATGAGATCACCAAAACGGCGATCTTAAAAGCAATCGAAAATCCCCGTGATATTAATTACGACCTAGTAAATGCTCAGCAAGCAAGAAGGGTATTGGATAGATTGGTGGGCTACGAACTTTCTCCAGTTTTGTGGAGAAAAGTGAAAGGAGGCCTTTCGGCAGGAAGGGTGCAATCTGTATCTGTGCGTCTTATAGTGGAAAGAGAGCGTGAGATACAAGATTTTACCGCAGAAGCTTCCTATAGGGTAGATGCTGAATTTACAAATGAAGAAGGAAAGACCCTTAAAGCTAAATTGCCCCGTAATTTCGATACAAAAGAAGAGGCAGAAAAGTTCTTGTTAGAGAATCAGCAAGCCAATTTCAAAGTAGCAGATCTTTCAACCAAGCCGGCCAAAAAATCTCCTGCACCACCATTTACAACATCTACACTTCAGCAGGAAGCATCAAGAAAGTTGTATTTTTCGGTAAGCAAGACCATGACCATGGCGCAACGTTTATACGAAGCAGGGCATATTACTTATATGAGGACAGATAGCGTGAATTTATCTGATGATGCAAGAAAAGGAGCTAAAGATGAAATTCTTAAGGCTTATGGAGAGAAATTTTCGAAGACCAGACAATTTAAGGGGAAATCTAAAGGAGCACAAGAAGCTCACGAAGCTATTAGGCCAACCCTTTTTGAGAATCATACGGTAAATGCAGACCGCGATCAAGAGCGTTTGTATGAACTAATTTGGAAAAGAGCGATTGCTTCCCAAATGAGTGATGCGCAATTGGAGCGCACCAACGTAAAGATTGAAGCAGATAAGCACGATAAGCATTTCACTGCCAATGGGGAAGTGTTGAAATTTGAAGGTTTCTTAAAAGTGTATTTAGAGGGAAGTGATGATGAAGAGGAAGAGCAAGAAGGAATGCTTCCGGCTTTGCGAGTGAACGAAAAATTGAACAACAATTATATTACCGCTACAGAACGATTTACAAGGCCTCCTTATAGATATACCGAAGCTTCTTTGGTTAAGAAATTGGAGGAATTGGGGATTGGTAGACCATCTACGTACGCCCCAACGATTTCTACCATTCAGAACCGTAATTATGTGGAAAAAGGCTCTGTAGATGGGGTTGAACGAAAATATGCACAATTAATCCTTAAAAATAATAAGTTTACCGAGAAAGAACTAACCGAAAACATTGGAAGCGATAAAGGTAAGTTAGTTCCTACTGCCGTAGGGCAGGTGGTAAATGACTTTTTGGTGATGCATTTCGCCAATATCTTGGATTACAACTTTACGGCAAAAGTAGAACAGAGTTTTGATGATATTGCTGAAGGAAATGAGGAATGGACTAAAATGTTGAAAGACTTTTATTCTGAATTTCATCCGCAGGTATTGGATGTCGCAGAAAATGCAGATAGGGAAGTAGGAGAACGAATCTTAGGGGAAGACCCTGAATCAGGAAAGCCTGTGAGTGTACGTTTAGGGAAATTTGGACCGATGGTGCAAATTGGATCTGTAGAAGATGATGAAAAACCAAGGTTTGCAGGACTAACCCCAGATCAAACTTTGGATTCCATTACCTATGAAGAAGCGATGGATCTATTTAAGCTTCCGAAGGAAATAGGAGAATGGGAAGGAGAACCGGTTGAGGTGAACAATGGAAGATTTGGGCCTTATGTGAAATATGGCAAAAAATTCGTTTCCCTAGATAAAGGGGAAGATCCAATGAGGGTAGATATGGAACGTGCGCTGGAACTTATAGCAGCAAAGGAAAAAGCAGATGCTCCTATATATGTATACAATGAACTTCCGGTACAAAAAGGGGTTGGAAGATTTGGGCCATTTTTAAAGTGGAACAATATGTTCATCAACGTGAATAAAAAATACGATTTCGATAATTTAACCAATGCCAATATCGAGGAACTTATTGAGGACAAAATTCAGAAGGAAATAGACAAGGTGCTTCATAATTGGGAAGACGAAGGGATTCGCGTAGAAAAGGCACGGTGGGGACGTTCCAATATAATCAAGGGAAAAACCAAGATCGAATTGCCAAAAACGGTAGACGCAACTAAATTAACATTGGTTGAGGTGCAGGAAATAATAGGAAAGAATACGAAGAAAAAGCCTGCGAAAAAGAAAGCTGCTGCCAAGAAAAAGGCTCCAGCAAAAAAAACTGTCGCTAAAAAGAAACCAGCTCCAAAAAAGAAGTAA
- a CDS encoding formimidoylglutamase, with protein MDFEFLRPIDQQLFEEIVSPESHNLGSQLLVHTQASGIPDLENVQIALVSVNENRLADGHEDEFLNFNKIRRSFYSLFPGNWHLNIADLGSMEKGETVEDTYFALQSLLKELLRNKIIPVILGGSQDLIYAQYRAYDFVEQMVNLVNIDSRFDLGDAEKPISNKSYIGKIVVNKPYNLFNYSNVGYQTYYNSQQEIGLMERLFFDAFRLGEVSNNIKIVEPVMRDANLVGIDLNAVNASAINSSQNKAPNGFDGKEICALSRYAGISDKVSSFGIYEYASNYSETGNMLIAQMIWYFIEGVNYRSNENTLSAKKEFTKYQVPIEEEVLVFFKSPRTGRWWIEIPFISNSNTKLKRHTLLPCSHEDYLEACNQVIPERWYKTKRKNEV; from the coding sequence ATGGATTTTGAATTTTTAAGGCCTATAGATCAGCAATTATTTGAAGAAATTGTTTCGCCGGAATCGCATAATCTTGGAAGCCAGTTGTTGGTCCATACGCAAGCATCAGGAATCCCCGATCTCGAAAATGTACAAATAGCCCTAGTATCTGTAAATGAAAATAGGTTGGCAGATGGTCATGAAGATGAATTTCTCAATTTTAATAAAATAAGAAGGTCTTTTTACAGTCTTTTCCCAGGGAACTGGCATTTGAATATTGCAGATCTGGGTTCCATGGAAAAAGGAGAGACGGTGGAAGACACCTATTTTGCATTACAATCTTTACTAAAGGAATTGCTCAGGAATAAAATTATTCCGGTGATCTTGGGCGGAAGCCAGGATCTAATTTACGCACAATACAGGGCATACGATTTTGTGGAACAAATGGTGAACCTTGTGAATATAGATTCGAGATTTGACCTCGGGGATGCAGAAAAACCGATAAGCAATAAATCGTATATTGGAAAGATAGTGGTAAACAAGCCATATAATTTATTCAACTATTCCAATGTGGGCTACCAAACCTATTACAATTCCCAGCAGGAAATAGGATTAATGGAGCGATTGTTTTTTGATGCGTTTAGATTGGGCGAGGTTTCAAATAACATAAAGATTGTCGAACCCGTAATGAGGGATGCAAATTTGGTGGGTATAGATCTTAACGCTGTAAATGCTTCCGCTATCAATAGTTCCCAAAACAAGGCTCCAAATGGTTTTGATGGGAAGGAAATTTGTGCCTTGTCACGCTATGCGGGGATAAGTGATAAGGTTTCTTCATTTGGGATTTATGAGTATGCTTCCAATTATTCTGAAACCGGCAATATGTTGATTGCCCAGATGATCTGGTATTTTATAGAAGGGGTAAATTATAGGTCCAACGAAAATACGTTATCGGCAAAAAAAGAATTCACCAAATATCAAGTGCCCATAGAAGAAGAGGTCTTAGTGTTTTTTAAAAGCCCCAGAACCGGAAGGTGGTGGATAGAAATACCTTTTATTTCGAATTCCAATACTAAATTGAAAAGGCATACGTTATTACCTTGCAGCCACGAGGATTATTTAGAGGCTTGTAACCAAGTTATTCCGGAGAGATGGTATAAAACCAAAAGGAAGAACGAAGTTTAA
- the gldK gene encoding gliding motility lipoprotein GldK, which yields MKKLFSLIAVITMLASCNSGDRGQLVGAQGKKWNPEKPYGMTLIPGGAFIMGKADDDIADAKNAPTKTVTVRSFYMDETEITNSEYRMFTNWVRDSIVRMRLAIEADFEGATAGDEGIGEFAFLDSNEEDMTVYEKYMYDNYTQFSEDYQGRKLNKDIDIIWDTRDFPDEAYARVMDSMYIPLEESYNGQRTIDVKKLKFKYRWMDIQKAARAKTQKRSDFIVTEEVLVYPDTAVWIKDFNYSYNEPMHNDYYWHTAFDDYPVVGVSWKQAKAFTQWRTLYHNAFRKSKGDHDVPFYRLPTEAEWEYAARGGLQSATYPWGGPYAKNDRGCFMANFKPLRGDYAADQALYTVEAKSYEPNDYNLYNMAGNVAEWVNSSYDPAAYEYMSSMNPTVNDENDLRKVVRGGSWKDVAYFLQVSTRDYEYSDTARSYIGFRTVQDYLGTDVTLNQSPKN from the coding sequence ATGAAGAAATTATTTTCGCTTATTGCTGTAATTACAATGCTTGCGAGCTGTAACAGTGGTGATCGTGGGCAACTTGTAGGTGCGCAGGGAAAGAAATGGAATCCGGAGAAACCCTATGGGATGACTTTGATTCCTGGAGGTGCATTCATTATGGGGAAGGCAGATGATGATATTGCCGATGCGAAAAATGCGCCCACCAAAACGGTTACGGTACGTTCCTTTTATATGGATGAAACAGAGATCACAAATTCTGAATACAGAATGTTTACCAACTGGGTGCGTGATTCTATAGTTAGAATGCGCCTTGCTATCGAAGCAGATTTTGAAGGGGCAACAGCGGGTGATGAGGGAATTGGTGAATTTGCATTTCTTGATTCCAATGAAGAAGATATGACTGTCTATGAGAAATACATGTACGATAACTACACGCAATTCTCTGAAGATTATCAAGGAAGAAAATTAAATAAAGATATCGATATCATTTGGGATACCAGGGATTTTCCAGATGAAGCCTATGCCCGCGTGATGGATTCCATGTATATTCCTTTGGAAGAATCTTATAACGGTCAAAGAACCATAGATGTTAAAAAGTTGAAATTCAAGTACCGTTGGATGGATATCCAAAAAGCGGCAAGAGCAAAGACACAAAAGAGAAGTGATTTTATAGTTACAGAAGAAGTTCTTGTGTATCCGGACACAGCCGTTTGGATCAAGGATTTTAATTACTCTTATAATGAACCGATGCACAACGATTATTATTGGCATACTGCTTTCGACGATTATCCTGTTGTAGGGGTTAGCTGGAAACAGGCCAAAGCCTTTACCCAATGGAGAACATTGTACCATAATGCTTTCAGGAAATCTAAAGGAGATCATGATGTGCCCTTCTATAGGTTGCCTACAGAAGCAGAATGGGAATATGCTGCAAGAGGTGGTTTGCAGTCTGCAACCTATCCTTGGGGTGGCCCGTACGCCAAGAATGACCGAGGTTGTTTTATGGCAAACTTTAAACCGCTAAGGGGAGATTATGCAGCAGATCAAGCGTTGTATACTGTAGAAGCTAAATCTTACGAACCAAACGATTATAATTTATACAACATGGCAGGGAACGTAGCAGAATGGGTGAATTCTTCTTACGATCCTGCTGCATACGAATATATGTCTTCTATGAACCCTACTGTAAACGATGAAAATGATTTACGTAAGGTAGTGAGAGGTGGCTCATGGAAAGATGTTGCTTATTTCCTACAAGTAAGCACGAGGGATTATGAATACTCAGATACAGCAAGAAGTTATATTGGTTTTAGAACAGTTCAAGATTACCTAGGAACAGATGTTACTTTAAACCAATCCCCAAAAAATTAA